Proteins from a genomic interval of Xanthomonas sp. AM6:
- a CDS encoding phosphatase PAP2 family protein — translation MVRRSSRFPVLAGLGLALAAAIAAPALLQAEPPAAPASTPMAEAKVSGYLSPAQLPDSLLLVPPPPAKGSPGRALDEAVNQEARAMRGTPRFALAAQDAELHFPGAANHFSCPLGIEIGAQRTPHLYRLLQRVAEDAGDAAEKAKAYYHVPRPFMDNGEPSCTPADEAELRPNGSYPSGHTSIGWAWAQVLSEADPARTDALMARGRSYGESRIVCNVHWQSDVLASRIVGAATVARLQDNPQFRADLEGARKEIAAARAQGLRPAKDCAAEAETLQVRPASAL, via the coding sequence ATGGTTCGTCGTTCCTCCCGTTTCCCCGTGCTCGCCGGTCTCGGCCTGGCGCTGGCCGCCGCGATCGCCGCGCCGGCCCTGCTGCAGGCCGAGCCGCCTGCCGCGCCGGCGTCCACGCCGATGGCCGAGGCCAAGGTCAGCGGTTACCTGAGCCCGGCGCAATTGCCCGACAGCCTGCTGCTGGTGCCGCCGCCGCCGGCCAAGGGCTCGCCCGGGCGCGCGCTGGACGAGGCGGTGAACCAGGAAGCGCGGGCGATGCGCGGTACCCCGCGCTTCGCGCTGGCCGCGCAGGACGCGGAACTGCACTTCCCCGGCGCGGCCAACCACTTCAGCTGCCCGCTCGGCATCGAGATCGGCGCCCAGCGCACCCCGCACCTGTACCGGCTGCTGCAGCGCGTGGCCGAAGACGCCGGCGACGCCGCCGAGAAGGCCAAGGCCTACTACCACGTGCCGCGCCCGTTCATGGACAACGGCGAACCCAGCTGCACGCCCGCCGACGAGGCCGAGCTGCGCCCGAACGGTTCCTACCCATCCGGCCACACCTCCATCGGCTGGGCCTGGGCGCAGGTGCTCAGCGAGGCCGACCCAGCGCGCACCGATGCGCTGATGGCGCGCGGCCGCAGCTATGGCGAAAGCCGCATCGTCTGCAACGTGCACTGGCAGAGCGACGTGCTGGCCAGCCGCATCGTCGGCGCGGCGACCGTGGCCAGGCTGCAGGACAACCCGCAGTTCCGCGCCGACCTGGAGGGCGCGCGCAAGGAGATCGCCGCCGCGCGCGCGCAAGGCCTGAGGCCCGCCAAGGATTGCGCTGCGGAAGCCGAGACGCTGCAGGTTCGGCCGGCGAGCGCGCTGTAG
- a CDS encoding phosphatase PAP2 family protein, with protein MSAFPAFRFRLAAPALLAAALAACSTPAARAPRPAQEQAMAAAEPDKAIGYLAPAAVPASLQLVPPPPAEGTPGEALDLAVNREALALRGSARWRQAARDADLSFPAGAGQFACALGVAIDAQRTPHLYTLLERSRIDASAATKAAKNHYRRPRPFMRNQQPTCTPDDEDGLRRNGSYPSGHSAIGWAWALILGEIAPDRADVLIARGRNYGESRLVCNVHWQSDVLAGRFLGAAAVARLHADPAFRADLEAARGEIAHARAQGATPGEDCAAQAQTLQVRPASAL; from the coding sequence ATGTCCGCGTTCCCTGCCTTCCGCTTCCGTCTCGCTGCGCCTGCCCTGCTCGCGGCCGCGCTCGCCGCCTGCAGCACGCCAGCGGCGCGCGCGCCGAGGCCCGCGCAGGAACAGGCGATGGCCGCGGCGGAGCCGGACAAGGCCATCGGCTACCTCGCCCCTGCCGCGGTCCCGGCCAGCCTGCAGCTGGTGCCGCCGCCACCGGCCGAGGGCACGCCTGGCGAGGCACTGGACCTGGCGGTCAACCGCGAAGCGCTGGCGCTGCGCGGCAGCGCGCGCTGGCGGCAGGCCGCGCGCGACGCCGACCTGAGCTTCCCCGCCGGCGCCGGCCAGTTCGCCTGCGCGCTGGGCGTGGCCATCGACGCGCAGCGCACCCCGCACCTGTACACCTTGCTGGAACGCAGCCGCATCGACGCCAGCGCCGCGACCAAGGCGGCCAAGAACCACTACCGGCGGCCGCGCCCGTTCATGCGCAACCAGCAGCCGACCTGTACCCCGGACGACGAGGACGGGCTGCGCCGCAACGGCTCCTACCCGTCCGGGCACAGCGCGATCGGCTGGGCCTGGGCGCTGATCCTCGGCGAGATCGCGCCCGACCGCGCCGATGTCCTGATCGCCCGCGGCCGCAACTACGGCGAGAGCCGGCTGGTGTGCAACGTGCACTGGCAGAGCGACGTGCTGGCCGGCCGCTTCCTGGGCGCGGCCGCGGTGGCGCGGTTGCACGCCGATCCGGCGTTCCGCGCCGACCTGGAGGCGGCGCGCGGCGAGATCGCACATGCACGCGCGCAGGGCGCCACGCCCGGCGAGGACTGCGCGGCGCAGGCGCAGACGCTGCAGGTGCGTCCCGCCAGCGCCCTGTAG
- a CDS encoding rhomboid family intramembrane serine protease — MDTSSSLSPPPPADDVQAQDRFDRARILRAFNASLALIAVLVAVFASQGLFDWRPWSVGPQQVSGLLGVLTAPLLHGSLEHLAANAGALLILGTLAGSVYPRATVAALPLLWLGSGLGAWLLGEPGSHHLGASGVTHGLLFLVFVLALLRRDRAAIAASMIAFLFYGGMLVTVLPHEAGVSWQSHLGGAVGGAVAALLLRHRDPLPPRKRYSWEDEDEETLAALDDELEPPPPAQVPVLWQPPPAPRGVVLRFPPRQERDEG, encoded by the coding sequence ATGGACACCTCTTCCTCGCTCTCCCCGCCCCCGCCCGCCGACGATGTCCAGGCGCAGGACCGCTTCGACCGCGCCCGGATCCTGCGCGCCTTCAACGCCAGCCTCGCGCTGATCGCGGTGCTGGTGGCGGTGTTCGCCAGCCAGGGCCTGTTCGACTGGCGGCCGTGGTCGGTGGGGCCGCAGCAGGTCAGCGGCCTGCTCGGCGTGCTGACCGCGCCGCTGCTGCACGGGTCGCTGGAGCATCTGGCCGCCAACGCCGGCGCGCTGCTGATCCTGGGCACGCTGGCCGGCAGCGTGTATCCGCGGGCCACCGTGGCGGCGCTGCCGTTGCTGTGGCTGGGCTCGGGCCTGGGCGCATGGCTGCTGGGCGAACCCGGCAGCCACCATCTGGGCGCCAGCGGCGTCACCCACGGGTTGCTGTTCCTGGTGTTCGTGCTGGCGCTGCTGCGCCGCGACCGCGCCGCGATCGCCGCCAGCATGATCGCGTTCCTGTTCTACGGCGGCATGCTGGTGACGGTGCTGCCGCACGAGGCCGGCGTGTCCTGGCAGTCGCATCTGGGCGGCGCCGTGGGCGGCGCGGTCGCCGCGCTGCTGCTGCGCCACCGCGACCCGCTGCCGCCGCGCAAGCGCTACAGCTGGGAGGACGAGGACGAAGAAACGCTGGCGGCGCTGGACGACGAACTGGAACCGCCGCCGCCGGCGCAGGTGCCGGTGCTGTGGCAACCGCCGCCGGCGCCACGCGGCGTGGTGCTGCGCTTCCCGCCCCGGCAGGAGCGCGACGAGGGCTGA
- a CDS encoding TerC family protein, whose product MQTIGNVWLWSGFAIVVIAALLADLVLMRHGGPHKVTFKEALWWSLGWIGLALAFNAGLWWYLRETIDVATGNQYALEFLTGYLVEKSLAVDNIFVFLMIMSYFAVPEEQRQRVLVIGVLGAIVLRAVMIFAGSVLLTKFHWLLYVFGAFLLLTGIKMWFSAGKEPDLEANPVLRFMRKHLRLTPQYHGNALSVTQQGKRWFTPLFAVLMLIAITDVIFAVDSIPAIFAITTDPFLVLTSNVFAVLGLRAMFFLLAGMADRFHLLPYGLAIVLVFIGTKMLIIDLYKIPVLVSLAAVALVIGATVALSLLRPAKPAH is encoded by the coding sequence ATGCAAACGATAGGCAACGTGTGGTTGTGGAGCGGTTTCGCGATCGTGGTGATCGCGGCGCTGCTGGCGGATCTGGTGCTGATGCGCCACGGCGGTCCGCACAAGGTCACCTTCAAGGAAGCGCTGTGGTGGAGCCTGGGCTGGATCGGCCTGGCGCTGGCGTTCAACGCCGGCCTGTGGTGGTACCTGCGCGAGACCATCGACGTGGCCACCGGCAACCAGTACGCGCTGGAGTTCCTGACCGGCTACCTGGTGGAGAAGTCGCTGGCGGTCGACAACATCTTCGTGTTCCTGATGATCATGAGCTACTTCGCGGTGCCGGAGGAGCAGCGCCAGCGCGTGCTGGTGATCGGCGTGCTCGGCGCGATCGTGCTGCGCGCGGTCATGATCTTCGCCGGCTCGGTGCTGCTGACCAAGTTCCACTGGCTGCTGTACGTGTTCGGCGCGTTCCTGCTGCTGACCGGCATCAAGATGTGGTTCTCGGCGGGCAAGGAGCCGGACCTGGAGGCCAACCCGGTGCTGCGCTTCATGCGCAAGCACCTGCGCCTGACCCCGCAGTACCACGGCAACGCGCTGAGCGTGACCCAGCAGGGCAAGCGCTGGTTCACCCCGCTGTTCGCGGTGCTGATGCTGATCGCCATCACCGACGTGATCTTCGCGGTGGACAGCATCCCGGCGATCTTCGCGATCACCACCGACCCGTTCCTGGTGCTGACCTCCAACGTGTTCGCGGTGCTGGGCCTGCGCGCGATGTTCTTCCTGCTGGCGGGCATGGCCGACCGCTTCCACCTGCTGCCGTACGGGCTGGCGATCGTGCTGGTGTTCATCGGCACCAAGATGCTGATCATCGACCTGTACAAGATCCCGGTGCTGGTGTCGCTGGCGGCGGTGGCGCTGGTGATCGGCGCGACGGTGGCGCTGAGCCTGCTGCGCCCGGCCAAGCCGGCGCATTGA
- a CDS encoding class I SAM-dependent rRNA methyltransferase — MNTPLPVVRLKNAWRSSHPWIFQKLVEKPAAKPKPGSLVDVVGVDGEWIGRGFYNGHSRIAVRILEIDPAVAVDEAWFARKIAEAVSLRRDVLKLDAVSDAWRVVHAEGDGLSGLVVDRYGDLLVVEFFSAGMFRYRDWIYAALRTQFPGARFYSFAEEHVQKQESFDYRPVSSSGERPEPAIISEYGVRFRADPAGAHKTGFFADQRENRQWLSQQVAGKRVLDLCCNTGGFAVYAKVRGAEEVVGVDIDEDVIEIAKGNAKLNDVRLKFVQADIFPYLRDAAVRGDRYDVVILDPAKMTRDRDQVIPALKKYLDMNKLALGVVAPGGLFATFSCTGLVAEHEFLDMLRRAAYFSGRSIQILKVAGAGADHPFMAHVQESRYLKAVFCRVLN, encoded by the coding sequence ATGAATACCCCCCTGCCCGTAGTCCGCCTCAAGAACGCCTGGCGCTCCAGCCATCCGTGGATCTTCCAGAAACTGGTCGAAAAGCCCGCCGCCAAGCCCAAGCCGGGCTCCCTCGTCGACGTGGTCGGCGTGGACGGCGAATGGATCGGCCGCGGTTTCTACAACGGCCATTCGCGCATCGCCGTGCGCATCCTCGAGATCGACCCGGCGGTCGCGGTCGACGAAGCCTGGTTCGCGCGCAAGATCGCCGAGGCGGTGTCGCTGCGCCGCGACGTGCTGAAGCTGGACGCGGTGTCCGACGCCTGGCGCGTGGTGCATGCCGAGGGCGACGGCCTGTCCGGGCTGGTGGTGGACCGCTACGGCGACCTGCTGGTGGTGGAGTTCTTCAGCGCCGGCATGTTCCGCTACCGCGACTGGATCTACGCCGCGCTGCGCACGCAGTTTCCCGGCGCGCGCTTCTACAGTTTCGCCGAGGAGCACGTGCAGAAGCAGGAGAGCTTCGACTACCGCCCGGTGTCCAGCAGCGGCGAGCGCCCGGAGCCGGCGATCATCAGTGAATACGGCGTGCGCTTCCGCGCCGACCCGGCCGGCGCGCACAAGACCGGCTTCTTCGCCGACCAGCGCGAGAACCGGCAGTGGCTGAGCCAGCAGGTGGCCGGCAAGCGCGTGCTCGACCTGTGCTGCAACACCGGCGGCTTCGCCGTCTACGCCAAGGTGCGCGGCGCCGAGGAAGTGGTCGGCGTGGACATCGACGAGGACGTGATCGAGATCGCCAAGGGCAACGCCAAGCTCAACGACGTGCGCCTGAAGTTCGTGCAGGCCGACATCTTCCCGTACCTGCGCGACGCGGCCGTGCGCGGCGACCGTTACGACGTGGTGATCCTGGACCCGGCCAAGATGACCCGCGACCGCGACCAGGTGATCCCGGCGCTGAAGAAGTACCTGGACATGAACAAGCTGGCGCTGGGCGTGGTCGCGCCCGGCGGCCTGTTCGCCACGTTCTCCTGCACCGGCCTGGTCGCCGAGCACGAGTTCCTGGACATGCTGCGCCGCGCCGCCTATTTCTCCGGCCGCAGCATCCAGATCCTGAAGGTGGCCGGGGCCGGCGCCGACCACCCGTTCATGGCCCACGTGCAGGAATCGCGCTATCTGAAAGCGGTGTTCTGCCGCGTGCTGAACTGA
- a CDS encoding TonB-dependent receptor — protein sequence MRQQLKKFRSKAMFTFVGGVLVINPAFAQQAPQTQAQAQTSQQQSSADATTLDTVSVTGIRNSLNQSMGIKRDNAGVVDAISAEDIGKFPDTNLAESLQRITGISIERRDGEGAQVTARGFGPQFNAVTLNGRVIPGADAFGAPGAVPIGGVDGGTRAFNFAQLASESITGLEVYKTSRANAPSGGIGATINILTDRPFNHKGLVASAGAKAAYDESQPFDDKITPEVSGIFSYTNPDKTWGIGLSGSYQKRRGGSVQATENGWNIQRWTGTDPALRPDAVVQNAPAIGQLYGMPNDLRYAFADFERERLNGQAVVQFAPTDALTLTLDYTYSSNEIREDRGEQGIWLQRANSFTDLVFDTGQAVATPVYLRDVPNGAKDFGMEQQRNMQKYKLGSLGFNADWQATDRLRLTFDAHNSKTQSLPNDPVTGGSATYFSYAGTNNCTGGTQCGGQWAQELYFNNSLPIGARTWYPTAADSVAGTNGLLNQDFSPAEIGSQVLRIYYQSQVTEVKEGRVDGQFDFDNGRFQFGVDSAKTTMRRRISDTYSALGDWSVANAGNEPGMIALLQPVGITGMFDDFNASGAAPGAWRGNADQLAQWAGETYGATTRYNPQYSSDNEVEEKTRAAYMQLEFDGELGGMTTNTRIGVRYEKTDVVSTSQVATPTALQWQANNDFQLLRSTELQPFSEKHSYSHILPNLDFSINLTDTLKARASFGQSIARAPYTNMIAGPTPGTPSGSILINPSTRASGSAENPSLDPLESNNLDLALEWYFADASYVSLTFWDKRVSNFIGTSVTRENLYGLTDPTSGPDAQAALAFLQSGACAAQVGAAGNDVAAACSANDTSLFSAMALLRNAAATGGLGAYNGSSAQTLALENAYDLVGEADDPLYEFDVSRPINQNKAKIHGWELGGQYFLGDTGLGVYANYTVVKGDVGYDNTVLDRDQFALLGLSDTANVMLMYEKYGWSARLAWNWRDEYLIAANQNGSSRNPYYVEPYRQLDLSVSYAITDNLSVGFEAINITAEDVRWHGRSEKQVIKVIDQSPRYTLGVRYNF from the coding sequence ATGCGTCAGCAGTTGAAGAAGTTCCGCTCCAAGGCCATGTTCACCTTCGTCGGCGGGGTGCTGGTGATCAATCCGGCGTTCGCCCAGCAGGCGCCGCAGACCCAGGCCCAGGCCCAGACGAGCCAGCAGCAGTCCTCGGCAGACGCCACCACGCTGGATACGGTCAGCGTCACCGGCATCCGCAACAGCCTCAACCAGTCGATGGGCATCAAGCGCGACAACGCCGGCGTGGTCGATGCGATCAGCGCCGAGGACATCGGCAAGTTCCCCGACACCAACCTGGCCGAGTCGCTGCAGCGCATCACCGGCATCTCGATCGAACGCCGCGACGGCGAAGGCGCGCAGGTCACCGCGCGCGGCTTCGGCCCGCAGTTCAATGCGGTCACCCTCAACGGCCGCGTGATCCCCGGCGCCGACGCGTTCGGCGCGCCGGGCGCGGTGCCGATCGGCGGCGTGGACGGCGGCACCCGCGCGTTCAACTTCGCCCAGCTCGCGTCCGAGTCGATCACCGGCCTGGAGGTGTACAAGACCAGCCGCGCCAACGCGCCCAGCGGCGGCATCGGCGCCACCATCAACATCCTCACCGACCGCCCGTTCAACCACAAAGGCCTGGTGGCCAGTGCCGGCGCCAAGGCCGCGTACGACGAATCGCAGCCGTTCGACGACAAGATCACCCCGGAGGTGTCCGGCATCTTCAGCTACACCAACCCGGACAAGACCTGGGGCATCGGCCTGAGCGGCAGCTACCAGAAGCGCCGCGGCGGCTCGGTGCAGGCGACCGAGAACGGCTGGAACATCCAGCGCTGGACCGGCACCGATCCGGCGCTGCGCCCGGACGCCGTCGTGCAGAACGCGCCGGCGATCGGCCAGCTCTACGGCATGCCCAACGACCTGCGCTACGCCTTCGCCGACTTCGAGCGCGAGCGGCTCAACGGCCAGGCGGTGGTGCAGTTCGCGCCGACCGATGCCCTGACCCTGACCCTGGACTACACCTACTCCAGCAACGAGATCCGCGAGGACCGCGGCGAGCAGGGCATCTGGCTGCAGCGCGCCAACAGCTTCACCGACCTGGTGTTCGACACCGGCCAGGCGGTGGCCACGCCGGTGTACCTGCGCGACGTGCCCAACGGCGCCAAGGACTTCGGCATGGAACAGCAGCGCAACATGCAGAAGTACAAGCTCGGCTCGCTCGGCTTCAACGCCGATTGGCAGGCCACCGACCGCCTGCGCCTGACCTTCGACGCGCACAACTCCAAGACCCAGAGCCTGCCCAACGATCCGGTCACCGGCGGCAGCGCCACCTATTTCAGCTATGCCGGCACCAACAACTGCACCGGCGGCACGCAGTGCGGCGGGCAGTGGGCACAGGAACTGTATTTCAACAACAGCCTGCCGATCGGCGCGCGCACCTGGTACCCGACCGCGGCCGACTCCGTCGCCGGGACCAACGGCCTGCTCAACCAGGACTTCTCCCCGGCCGAAATCGGCTCGCAGGTGCTGCGCATCTACTACCAGAGCCAGGTGACGGAGGTGAAGGAAGGGCGCGTGGACGGCCAGTTCGACTTCGACAATGGCCGCTTCCAGTTCGGCGTGGACAGTGCCAAGACCACGATGCGCCGGCGCATCAGCGATACCTATTCGGCGCTGGGCGACTGGAGCGTGGCCAACGCCGGCAACGAGCCGGGCATGATCGCGTTGCTGCAGCCGGTCGGCATCACCGGCATGTTCGACGACTTCAACGCCTCCGGCGCCGCGCCGGGTGCCTGGCGCGGCAATGCCGACCAGCTGGCGCAATGGGCGGGCGAAACCTATGGCGCGACCACGCGCTACAACCCGCAGTACAGCTCCGACAACGAGGTCGAGGAGAAGACCCGCGCCGCCTACATGCAACTGGAGTTCGATGGCGAACTCGGCGGCATGACCACCAATACCCGCATCGGCGTGCGCTATGAGAAGACCGACGTGGTCTCCACCTCGCAGGTGGCCACGCCGACCGCATTGCAGTGGCAGGCCAACAACGACTTCCAGCTGCTGCGCTCCACCGAGCTGCAGCCGTTCAGCGAAAAGCACAGCTACAGCCACATCCTGCCGAACCTGGATTTCAGCATCAACCTCACCGACACGCTGAAGGCCCGGGCTTCGTTCGGGCAGAGCATCGCGCGGGCGCCGTACACCAACATGATCGCCGGGCCGACCCCGGGCACGCCGTCCGGCTCGATCCTGATCAACCCCTCCACCCGCGCGTCCGGCAGCGCGGAGAACCCGAGCCTGGATCCGCTGGAATCGAACAACCTGGACCTGGCGCTGGAGTGGTACTTCGCCGACGCCAGCTATGTGTCGCTGACGTTCTGGGACAAGCGCGTGTCCAACTTCATCGGCACCAGCGTCACCCGCGAAAACCTGTACGGCCTGACCGACCCGACCTCCGGACCGGACGCGCAGGCGGCGCTGGCGTTCCTGCAGAGCGGGGCCTGCGCCGCGCAGGTCGGCGCCGCCGGCAACGACGTGGCGGCGGCGTGTTCGGCCAACGACACCTCGCTGTTCTCGGCGATGGCGCTGCTGCGCAACGCTGCGGCCACCGGCGGGCTGGGCGCCTACAACGGCAGCTCGGCGCAGACCCTGGCGCTGGAGAACGCCTACGACCTGGTCGGCGAAGCCGACGATCCGCTGTACGAGTTCGACGTGTCGCGTCCGATCAACCAGAACAAGGCCAAGATCCACGGCTGGGAATTGGGCGGTCAGTACTTCCTGGGCGATACCGGCCTCGGCGTCTACGCCAACTACACCGTGGTCAAGGGCGACGTGGGCTACGACAACACCGTGCTGGACCGCGACCAGTTCGCGCTGCTCGGCCTCAGCGACACCGCCAACGTCATGCTGATGTACGAGAAGTACGGCTGGAGCGCGCGCCTGGCCTGGAACTGGCGCGACGAATACCTGATCGCGGCCAACCAGAACGGCTCCAGCCGCAACCCGTACTACGTCGAGCCGTACCGGCAGCTGGACCTGAGCGTCAGCTACGCGATCACCGACAACCTGTCGGTGGGCTTCGAGGCGATCAACATCACCGCCGAGGACGTGCGCTGGCACGGGCGCTCGGAGAAGCAGGTGATCAAGGTGATCGACCAGAGCCCGCGCTACACGCTGGGGGTGCGCTACAACTTCTGA
- a CDS encoding SapC family protein: MARYELLNNVAHQDLRVILRFGPEFGDATGVVQAFPTEFAELQREYPILLRKDPDTGAFQSVALLGFEQQENLFLQGAHWNAAYLPGIVAKGPFLIGFQERHEGGELRREPVIHVDLDHPRVSFGEGERVFLPQGGHSPYLEHIITVLRGIRDGVEGGNAMFAAFDALGLIQPLRIDVQLGQAHNVHLAGLYGIDRERLAALDAPSLHGLHRAGYLEGAYLLLASLHNMRRLMAEKQRRLQHLDAAAATAGQAA; the protein is encoded by the coding sequence ATGGCCCGATACGAACTGCTCAACAACGTCGCCCACCAAGACCTGCGCGTGATCCTGCGCTTCGGTCCGGAGTTCGGCGACGCCACCGGCGTGGTCCAGGCGTTCCCGACCGAATTCGCCGAGCTGCAGCGCGAATACCCGATCCTGCTGCGCAAGGACCCGGACACCGGCGCCTTCCAGTCGGTGGCGCTGCTGGGCTTCGAGCAGCAGGAAAACCTGTTCCTGCAGGGCGCGCACTGGAACGCGGCGTACCTGCCCGGCATCGTCGCCAAGGGGCCGTTCCTGATCGGGTTCCAGGAACGGCACGAGGGCGGCGAACTGCGCCGCGAACCGGTGATCCACGTCGACCTGGACCACCCGCGGGTCAGCTTCGGCGAGGGCGAGCGGGTGTTCCTGCCGCAAGGCGGGCACAGCCCGTACCTGGAGCACATCATCACCGTGCTGCGCGGCATCCGCGACGGCGTGGAAGGCGGCAACGCCATGTTCGCCGCGTTCGACGCGCTGGGCCTGATCCAGCCGCTGCGCATCGACGTGCAGCTCGGGCAGGCGCACAACGTGCACCTGGCCGGCCTGTACGGCATCGATCGCGAACGGCTGGCCGCGCTGGATGCGCCGTCGCTGCACGGGTTGCACCGCGCCGGCTACCTGGAAGGGGCCTACCTGCTGCTGGCCTCGCTGCACAACATGCGCCGGCTGATGGCTGAGAAGCAGCGCCGCCTGCAGCACCTGGACGCCGCCGCGGCCACCGCCGGGCAGGCCGCCTGA
- a CDS encoding cupin-like domain-containing protein, giving the protein MAAVAAIAERSDCRPGALPLADLLAAGEPVVLRGLVRDWTLVQAGLRGTGQAMDLLRRHDNGRALHYSYGAPEIAGRPFYDDTFTALNFEVRRGDLPGLLDAIAAHLDDPRPPAYYLASLPVDDSLPGLRAGNDVDFAAHGVQTRPSIWIGNRITASCHYDAPNNLACCAVGRRRFTVFPPEQIGNLYPGPLEPTPGGQAISVVDFDAPDFARHPRFREALAHARSAVLEPGDALFLPAMWWHHVQGLEAFNVLVNYWWSSAPAWLAAPLPALYHAMWALRDRPQAEKAAWREVFEYYVFGPSERAGEHLPAPARQLLGPIDDTRARQLRAMLLAKLNR; this is encoded by the coding sequence ATGGCGGCGGTGGCGGCGATCGCCGAGCGCAGCGACTGCCGGCCCGGCGCATTGCCGCTGGCCGACCTGCTCGCTGCCGGCGAGCCGGTGGTGCTGCGCGGGCTGGTGCGCGACTGGACGCTGGTCCAGGCCGGGCTGCGCGGCACGGGCCAGGCGATGGACCTGCTGCGCAGGCACGACAACGGCCGCGCGCTGCACTATTCCTACGGCGCGCCGGAGATCGCCGGGCGGCCGTTCTACGACGACACCTTCACCGCGCTCAATTTCGAGGTGCGGCGCGGCGACCTGCCCGGCCTGCTGGACGCGATCGCCGCGCACCTGGACGATCCGCGGCCGCCGGCCTACTACCTGGCCTCGCTGCCGGTGGACGACAGTCTGCCCGGGCTGCGCGCCGGCAACGACGTGGACTTCGCCGCGCACGGCGTGCAGACCCGGCCGAGCATCTGGATCGGCAACCGCATCACCGCGTCCTGCCACTACGACGCGCCGAACAACCTGGCCTGCTGCGCGGTCGGCCGGCGCCGCTTCACGGTGTTTCCGCCGGAGCAGATCGGCAATCTCTATCCCGGTCCGCTGGAGCCGACCCCGGGCGGGCAGGCGATCAGCGTGGTCGACTTCGACGCGCCCGACTTCGCGCGCCATCCGCGCTTCCGCGAGGCGCTGGCGCATGCCCGCAGCGCGGTGCTGGAACCGGGCGATGCGCTGTTCCTGCCCGCCATGTGGTGGCACCACGTGCAAGGGCTGGAGGCGTTCAACGTGCTGGTCAACTACTGGTGGAGCAGCGCCCCGGCCTGGCTGGCGGCGCCGCTGCCGGCGCTGTACCACGCGATGTGGGCGCTGCGCGACCGCCCGCAGGCGGAGAAGGCGGCCTGGCGCGAGGTGTTCGAGTACTACGTGTTCGGGCCGTCCGAACGCGCCGGCGAACACCTGCCGGCGCCGGCGCGGCAGCTGCTCGGGCCGATCGACGACACGCGCGCGCGGCAGCTGCGCGCGATGCTGCTGGCCAAGCTCAACCGCTGA